ACTTGCCATATAGTTAGCAATTCCTTCATGCATAGCTTTAGATAAAACACTACCCGTGCCGTAATAGGAATTAATGACGGTTAAAGCGTGTCCCAGTTCATGTTTTAAAGTTTTACATGAGTCATTGAACTCATCCTGCAAGTAAAAATAAACATGAACATCTGAACCGCGGCCCTGAAGCGTCAAACCAGAATTACCTTGATAACCAATACTCAATTCTTTTAGATAATTTTCGTAGTCACTCTTTGTATTAAATATGAAGATATTGACTTTATTTGGTATATTGTGCCAAGGTTGAGAATTATTAATGCCAAATGCTGAGTCAAAATCTTTTATAGTACTCTCGATGGTATTTTTTATACTACTCAGTTTGCTCTGAGTTAATTCCTCATTATCATATTTTATATTTATTTGAAGCTTGTGTTCGCCGAGAGTCATAACTTCACTATCTGGTACAAGATCTTCTATAATTTTATTGCCACTTTTTACATCCATCCACTGCTTAAATTCTTTTTCAATTTCTGAGTCATCTAAAAGACGCTTGAATTCTGATATTGCTTGTGCTCTACCAAAAGGTGTTGTAGTGAGCAATTGCTTGATAAATTGAGGATGTTTTTCTTGCAAGAATGTTACCAAGCAATCTGACATTCTATAGTCGTTAGACATACTTGCTATTTTATACGGTGTATCATACCCAAATTCCTGCATTTTACTGTATGCTTCTTTTGTGTAATGCATATCGCGAGTGCTTTCCTTTTTAGCTGCATCATAGCTCCACATGAAAAGCTTCATACCAGTGCGTAAAACTTCAGGTACTTCATTGAGATTACCAGTGGCGTACTCAAGAAATGCATCGCTCATCTTTTCCATTAAAATTTTAGACTTTGCACAAAGTAAGCTATTTACATCTCCAATAATGAAGGTTTTTGCTATCGTACCATCATTTTCATGTGCTCTTACTGTTCCACCACCCCATAATTCGTTATGGTTTTTGCCACCCGAAAGTTCCTTTATATGAGCTTTATAATCGTCATAATTTTTCAGCACATAAAGCTGCAATTTTACTGGATTACTATGATTGCTTTTTTGTGAATAGAAATTTTCAGACCAAGCCTCATAAGCATCTTTTACAGTTTGCTTGATATAATCAGGTGTGTAACTAGTTAGCTCACCATATTTTACTTCTATCGTAAGCTTATCGTTTATTATTACACTCTCTTTATTTGGAAATAGCTTTTTTATTAACTCCTGCGGTACAGAATTTTCTTGAAACTCCATGGTCGTTGATTTTTGGTCCTCATTTTTTGCTTGTGAGTTATCACTATCTTTCATATCATTATCGTCTTCTTCAATTGCTCTTTTCTTTCTAGGCTTGGCTTCACTTTCTACTATAACTTCTTCGTTCATTTGCTCATTATCAATTATAGCTTCAGTATCTGATTGACTCATCCGGCTATCATTTCTCTCTAGACTATGAGATAATTCTTCAGATAACTGACTATCACCAAAATACTGATTCTTAGTGCTTAAGTTGCTTGCATAAGAATTGAAGTCAAACATTGGATAAAATCTACTATCAAGATCAGAATAGGAACTTTCGTTCAGCACAAAAAATAAATCGCTGTAATCGAGCAACATATCATAACCAGAACTAACACAATGTAGGTACTCATTGCCTTCATAATCTGCTATATAGAATTTTTTGGAATCAAGGGTGATTTCTTTTGTTCCCTTACCTTCTCCAGTGAACTGCAAAATTACTGCTGAACGTCCATCACCTATATCATGACCTTTTATCACTTTAAATATTTTAATCTCACCTTTTTCTATAAGTTCTTTTAACTCTTCGTTCTTTTGATTTAATTCTTCTTCCGCCTGTCTTTTCTCTCTTACTAGCTTTACCTCTTTCTCAGCAATTTTATTTTGCATCTTTAAAAGTATGTCTTGCATAGCCAAGCCGTTTGTGTTGCTTAGAAAGTTATCTAACACGTTTGATGCAATTGGTGACAATTCACCATGATCATCAAATACTTTTTCTTTTGCCTTATCATAGTGACTTGGATTATAAATTACAGCCAGAGGATAAAAGCCATAGTCTGCGATTGCTCCTTCACCCAATGATAGCTCCATTGAAAATCCGTAGTGATTAAGTGGAAGGTTAGAAGTTAAAGATCTGCCATCATCACTTTTAACATATAGCTCATCTCTACCGTAATACCCACCGTATTCATTGTAATAGATATAAAAATTCTCATGATTGAGGTCTAAGTAGCTATCCAGGTTATCAAATTTAACTGTATCGCTGAGCTTCCCGCGCAAAAGATTTTTACTTTCATTTGTAAGCTTTATACGTGCAGAAAAGTGGGATTGACCTGCTATAGGCTCACCTCTTTCTATCTCAAAGTTCAAAGTAATCTTATCGTCAACCATAAATGGCCTCCACAAATTATATAAATCTATTAATTTATCAATTATATGGTGTGTACTATGAAAAATATGTTAAATATTAAGATCTTTTTTCTATGTATAGTTTTTCCAATTTATCTGTATTGTTAAAGATTACAGTCCTGCAAAAACAGTGCTAAACTGAGACTGCCATGACAAAGACAGTTGACGTATTACTACCACTTCCAATTGACCTGTTATTTTCATATGCAGTTGAAGAAAACACTGAAATTTCAATTGGGGATTACGTAGTGATGCCGTTTGGCAAAAAACGCTTGATTGGAATAGTTTGGAAATGCAGTGACAAGAGTGATCGAGAATTAAAATTTATCGAGCAAAGGATCAATCTACCAAGCGTTAGACCAAGATTGATCGCATTTGCAGAGTGGGTTGCGCAATATAATTTAATACCTATTGGTATGCTTGCAAAAGTAATAATGGGAGGAGTGTTAAAAGTAAACCAAATAGACAAACTGGTTTGTGTTGAAAAAGATCAGGAAATAAGTGAAGTAAGTTGCCAATTAAGCCCTGAGCAGCAGATAGCTAGTGACCAAATAATAAGCAATTTGAACGAATACTCAGTGACTTTGCTTGACGGTGAGACAGGGTCTGGGAAAACGGAAGTTTATCTCTCTGTGATTGCGAAGTTAGTTGACACTGTAAACGACGCTCAAGTTTTAATTCTCCTGCCCGAAATTATTTTAACTTCACAATTGGTAAATCGTATTCGCGGTCAGATATCAAGAAACCTAGCTCAGTGGCACTCGGGGCTCACTCCAAAGACTCGCAGAAATAACTGGCTTGATATAGCAAATGGAAATGTACAAATAATTATTGGGGCGCGATCAGCACTTTTTTTACCTTATAAAAACCTAAAATTGATTATCGTTGATGAAGAGCACGATTCATCTTTTAAACAAGAGCAGGGGATTATATACAATGCTCGAGATATGGCGATAATCTTAGCCAAAATTGAAAATATTCCAATAATTCTGTCGTCAGCTACTCCACTGCTTGAAACGATTCATCATGTTAAAAATGGAAATTACAATCACGTGAAGTTAACTAAGCGATTCGGTGGTGCGGAATTGCCACTCATTAGAGTAGTGGACATGAGAAACAACAAACAATGGATTTCTGATGAGCTTTTCGAGTGCATAAAACAAACCATAGAGAAAAAACAGCAGGTTATGCTTTTTCTAAACCGCAGAGGATATGCGCAACTTGCAGTTTGTAAAAAGTGTGGATACAAAATTTCCTGCCCAAATTGTGCTATTTGGCTTACATACCACAAGAAAAAGAACGCCCTTTTGTGTCATCATTGTTCTTATCAATTAAAACTCC
This portion of the Wolbachia endosymbiont of Ctenocephalides felis wCfeF genome encodes:
- a CDS encoding Primosomal protein N' encodes the protein MTKTVDVLLPLPIDLLFSYAVEENTEISIGDYVVMPFGKKRLIGIVWKCSDKSDRELKFIEQRINLPSVRPRLIAFAEWVAQYNLIPIGMLAKVIMGGVLKVNQIDKLVCVEKDQEISEVSCQLSPEQQIASDQIISNLNEYSVTLLDGETGSGKTEVYLSVIAKLVDTVNDAQVLILLPEIILTSQLVNRIRGQISRNLAQWHSGLTPKTRRNNWLDIANGNVQIIIGARSALFLPYKNLKLIIVDEEHDSSFKQEQGIIYNARDMAIILAKIENIPIILSSATPLLETIHHVKNGNYNHVKLTKRFGGAELPLIRVVDMRNNKQWISDELFECIKQTIEKKQQVMLFLNRRGYAQLAVCKKCGYKISCPNCAIWLTYHKKKNALLCHHCSYQLKLPEKCSNCQSEQSLSLYGVGIERLLEEMVKLIPNAKTAIISSDQKSVSNVIDLVLKEEVNIIIGTQIIAKGHNFPKLTLVGVVNADLSLENSDLRAAEKTYQLLHQVAGRSGRFNEKGTVIVQTNNPESPIIKALQHQKRDAFYEIELKSRCGAKMPPFSRLIALIICGKNQIATQKAANEIARFLHNQCLKEFEILGPSPAAINFLNNKYRYRILLKIHNKHSLSMQRKLKCWIKSYNLSSSIAVTIDVDPVSFF